A segment of the Triticum urartu cultivar G1812 chromosome 1, Tu2.1, whole genome shotgun sequence genome:
ggccccccgggcggctctctgatgaccatcttctgctatatgaagtctttcgtcgagaaaaaaaactagaagcaacctttcgggacgaaactccgccgccacgaggcggaaccttggcggaaccaatctagggctccggtagagctgttctgctaaggaaacttccctcccggagggggaaatcatcgccatcgtcatcaccaacgctcctctcatcgggagagggcaatatccatcaacatcttcatcagcaccatctcatctcaaaaccctagttacatctcttgtatccaattcttgtctccaagtccgggattggtgctagtaggttgctagtagtgttaattaccccttgtagttgatgctagttggtttaattggtggaagatcatatgttcagatcctttatgcatattattacccctctgattatgaacatgaatatgctttatgagtagttacatttgtttctgaggacaagggagaagtcttgctattagtagtcatgtgaatttggtattcgttcgatattttggtgagatgtatgttgtctagcctctagtggtgttatgtgaacgtcgactacataacacttcaccattatttgggcttagaggaaggcattgggaagtaataagtagatgatgggttgctagagtgacagaagcttaaaccctagtttatgcgttgcttcgtaaggggctgatttggatccatatgtttcatgctatggttaggtttaccttaatacttttgttgtagttgcggatgcttgcaatagaggttaatcataagtgggatgcttgttcaagtaagaacagcacgcaagcaccggtccacccacatgtcaaattatcaaagtaccgaacacgaatcattttattgaacgtgatgaaaactagcttgacgatattcccatgtgtcctcgggagcgcttttccttatataagagtttgtccaggcttgtcctttgctacaaaaaggattgggccaccttgctgcactttatttacttttgttacttgttgctcgttacaaattatcttatcacaaaactatctgttaccacttatttcagtacttgcagagaataccttgttgaaaaccgcttatcatttccttctgctactcgttgggttcgacactcttacttatcgaaaggactatgatagatcccctatacttgtgggtcatcaggttCCCACTGGGCTCGGAGCTTGCCGGGATTGAATCTTGGGATGttctccccggcaaggatcttgccgggccTTCGAGCTGTAACTTCAGCATTTATGATCTCTGTCTTCTGAGATCTTCTTTGCTTCTTATAATCTGATTTGAGTTTGGCTTTGGTTATCCTCTAGCAAGCCTTACCCTCGGGAAGGCTGCCACTGCCTGTGCATAAGTTTGGTGTATAAGGACCCCATTCTTAATACACCGACACATGGTGTCTCTACTTCTCAAATCCAAAATAATGAAGTTTTCTAAGAAACAATAAATTACTGCCATTGGAATTACCCTTTAAGAAAGAAAATAATGACAAAATATATTTATAATTTACGTATAAATTGCGCTTTTTATAATATGAATTAATAGGCATATAATAGTGGAATCCTCAAAAACAGAAGTTTTACTAAGAAGGAATTAATTAGCGGCATTGGTATCAATTCAATTAAATAAAAGCAAGAAcaaaattaaaataatacaattTTGTAAGGAAACGTGAATTAGTGGCATCGGTATtaccctttaagaagaaagaaaaggaaaaaataaaacaaataatGACAAAACATGCATACAGTTTGCACAAAAAATTACACTTTTTTATAATATGCAAGAATAAGAATATAACGGTGAAATTTTGCGAACAAAAAACAATGAATTTCCTAAGGAATGAATTAATATCAATGCTATTACCCTTAAAGATGAAAATGAATGAAAAAAACTTATTTTTTTAAATACTGAAGTTTTCTAAGAAATAATGAATTAGTGTCATTGGTTTATCCTTTATGAAGAAATAAAATGAAACAAATTTGCATACAAATTGCAAAATTTATAATATGCAAGAATAAAAATATAATAGTGAAATTTTCATTAAAAAGGGAAGTTTCATAAGAAGAAATGAATTTATGGCATTGATATTATCATTAAAGAAGAAAATAACTACAATattaagaagaaagaaaataaaaaatgacTAAAAAATCAGAATAATGAGGTTTTATAGGGAAAGATGAATTAGTGGCATATGTATTATCTTTTAAGaagaaataaataaaataaaaactaaaTTAAATTCAAAATAATGAGTTTTTCTAAGTAAAATGAATTAGTGACATAAGTATTTTACCATTTaagaagaaataaaataaaaaattagAGCAAAAATCAACAGCAAAAAAATGACCGAACCAAATTCAATATAAAATTGACAAACATATACCTAAAGTGGTCAACAAAAGTATAACATGCATATAGGGCGCGTTTGGTTGCTTGTATATAGGTTAACCAGGCTCACGCGGGAAAGAAAATGGGATGCTCGGCCGCCAATGTTTCATTGTTGGGTCTGCATTGCACGGAACTTAAAGCAACTCTTACCTAGGCCTGCCAGAGCGATGCTAGCTACTATACACCTAGCATGTGCTATCTTCTCCTACATGGAGTAAGCTCCTCTCTAATCTCCTTTCTCGCTTGTCTCTTCTAATCCACACAATGGTGCATCGATTCGAGATAAGTTTTACATGAAAAAGATGCACATCAATGTTATGATTTCATTCAGACGATCAGTTCGTAGTTTCGTCGACCATAAATGTTGAATTTTATGTTCATGTTTGGATCTATTTTAAACGAATTTTGTCAAATTCGTTATGCACGGTCGTCCGTTCGAATGTTCTTTGACCAGTAATTTCACTCACAGTTTCTCACGACTTTTGTGTTGCATATTTTATGTTTCGGCGATCGTAGACAAGTAGATCTACATCTTTCTCATGAATTATACATATGCATATGTGTGATATGTTTAATGACACTCCTTAATCTCCTTCACCCCTTGTAATCCTCCTCTCGGTCTTCTCTCATACGTCCTACTACATTGGCACCACTGCCGGCGTTGTTCCTCTCGACCTCCTCTCCTGCGTCTTGCTGCATTGTCAGCACCGTCGGCCTGGTTCCTCTCGGCCTCCTCGCCCGCATCATACTACACTGAAGCCATCGTCGGCATTGTTCCTCTCGGCCTCCTCGTGGTGTCCTACTACACTGGTGCCGTCCCCGTGTCATTCATTTCAGCCTCCTCTCCCTCGTCCTATTACACTAACATTGCCATGGCACGCGCACTGCATTTTTTCTCCTGTCATCTTCCTCAGCGCCCTTCTATTCCTCCCTTCGCGCTGGACTTTCCCTGTGGCGACGACATAAGCAACTAGTTCGCCACGACGCCCGTTGGACGGCAGTGCGGCGAAGTATTTTGCTTACATCGCTGCCACCATGGTCCACCACGTTTTCAAGCCGGCCGCCGGGTGAGTGGCAGAGAGTGCGTGAGCAGGTCGCTCAAGTTCGTCGTGCCGCCGATGGAATCGCTCGCCCGTGAATCCGTGCTTGTCGTGTCGGACGCGGCGCGGCGAGCACCGTCCACCGCTGTCGCCGAGGCACTCTGCTGTAACACTGTGTGTTATGTGGAGCTGTTAACTTTTAACCATGTCCGGCGTATGCAATCAAACAACATGCATTAGTATGAGCACAACCAATGCGAACAAACAAATACAGTGCGTAGAGACGTTGCTATGATGCAGGGAGAGGGGATGCAAGCAACCAATCAACATGCAGATATGCAAATGGGAAAAAAATGAAGCCGAGCAACCAAACGCGCCAATATACTCCACCGGCCCCAAATGTGAAACGCATTACTACACAGCATCCCACCGTGCAACGCCCATCTGCGTGCCTGATCGCTAACAAGCTCGCTAGTTTCGTCATGCGATTGCGAGCTAAATCTCGAGACGCCGCCTCCCGCCACCGTCTACAATCACCCGCACCACCGCGATAGCGGGCGCCGGTCGTGCACAGTCCGCGGCCAGGACGCTCTCGTCGGGCTCGGCGAACGGCGCCTGTCTGCACGTGGGGCACGTCGGCCGCGCCGCCAGCCACCGGTCGATGCAGAGGGCGTGGAACCCGTGGTTGCAGCGCGGCAGCACGCGCACCTGCTCCCCGCGCTCGAACTCGGCGAGGCAGATGGCGCACTCCGACCGCGACGACCCGGCCAGCTCGAGCCCGGCGGAGTACGCCAGGCACGGGAGCGCCTGGGCCCCCCGGTTCCTGCCGCCGCGCCCTCCACTCGCGCGCGGAGCCGGCTCATGCAGGCCGCTGCCGGCGCCGAACCACGCGCGGCCGGTGACGCGTAGCAAGGACTGGAGGACGACGTGGAGCGCGATCGTGGCGAAGAGGCCGCAGACGAGGATCGCGAGAACGAGTACGGCGTTGGCGCTGAGCCAGGTGAACGCGCGGTCGGCGTCGGCAGAGGCCGCCGGCCAAGCCTCGGGGGTAGCAATGCCGGGCGCCGCCGGGGCAGGTGACTGGCTAGCCGCTGGCGCCATGGCGTAGCGTGGACGCGCTCCGAGATGCCGAGAGGTGTTCTGCATGCGCAGGAGGAGAGCGGTCGTGTCGCGTGCGTGAGTGGGAGTGTGCCGGCAGCGGTGCGCGGAACCGCCTCCCATATATAGAAGCCGACGGCGTGACAGGAACATGAGTAGGCGATCTGGGATGTGGGATGTGATATCAGCCGGGATAGACTAATCAGAGATATTTGGAGTCGCAATCTGTCGAAGACTACGTGTTTAATTAGTCGGCAAAATGAAGGTAGTGCTACGTTCTGCGTGGATGCACGACAAGTGCAGCCAAGATGAGATGCACCATGCAGGGAGACGTATGCCAGCATGCGAGGATCCATGAGATGAGATATGCCTCTTGGATTGTTTCGTAAGCCACCGGACCCTGATAGATATCACATGTATGGCACGAAGCAACTCCGTCCTAACATTTTTTTTATGATAAGTTTAGTTATCCGAGAATGACAATTTTCTGTTTGATTTGAATGATAAGTTTCAATTTTTTTGAGTTTTTTTTTCAGATGACAATTTCAGTTGGGCAGTGTTATTTCGTGCCACGCGTGTGGCACTTATCATTTGTGGTTGTGTGTCGGAGAACGAATTGACACAACTGGCACACAAACTGGAAACTCGTAATTTGGAGAGTAGATGTTGGATTTTTCACATGGTCTCTACTCCCTCTACACCCAAAGTATTGAAGTTTTTTCACTTGTGATGATGGCCTTTCCATTAGCAAAATGTAAGTTAACAATAACACCCTGTTTGGTATCCCTCCGCTCCATAACTCCAGAAGCGGAGTTGGCGGAGCTGTTGTATAAATAGGAGTTATGGTTTCCCCGCTTCACAGATTCTAAGAGCGGGTGATTACCGCCCTAAGTGTGAAACGTTCGACCGAATGGCTTTTACAACAAAAAAACTGGTCGCAAAGGTCAATCAATCTGGATCACGAGCCGCACTTAATCGGCTCGCATGGATTTGCAACCAAAAGAACCCATCAGGAGCGAGCAAATTGGGGTTCTCCGGAGCCTCCACTAACTACGACCCGTAGACGGACAGGAGCGCCGCACGTGGCCGCGGAGCGGCCAGAATGGCGGTGACTTGTCAACTCATGAATGGTCCTCGAGACCACATGAGCCCACATCAGCATCCCATGTGTCTCTACCAGGAGTCCCGGCCTTCCTGGCCCAGCGGCCACGCAATTCTCATCTCGCGGGCTACCATGGGCTCGTGTGTGTGTGTTGTTGAGCAGATGTCCCAATTTCCTTTTTTTTTTGCAAAGCTCTAAAAAAGATGATGCCCTcgatatctatatctatatctatatcttcttcttcttcttcttcttcttcttctttttactattaaagggaataggtattcttggtttggCTCCGCTTTGTTTCGTCCCGTCTTGAGGATTTTTATGATTTTTACATTCGCTATCCTTTAGTTTGATACATTCGTCGGAGGAAACATATATTTGTGCAAACTAAGGAAAGGGAACACACGAACGAAACCGCGAGTCTCCTGAAGACTAAAAAATAATCGCCAAAACCAAGAGTTAAACACACGACCTATACGGGAGACAATCCAGGGGTTGCCACCCAGCCATACAACATGATGCGTTTTTAAGTGAAGTTATTTTCTCTATAGATTTTGTTATCCGTGACGTTGATTAAAGAGCCCAAGCAAAGTCGAAGCCCATGCAAGATTGAGTTTCCACGTTGCTGGGTTAGGCCTTCGCCTGACGGGTTCCTCCCGTTGTTTCACTGGGCCTCTATGTGGATGAAAATTCTAATTATACCAAGAAACAGATGCATGGATATTTCATGTTGTAAGGAGCAAAAGACGTCCTTGCATCAAGCTAGCCATGCCTCGCTTGATTTTTTTGTCTAAAAAAAAAAATCAAGCGAGGCATCGCTAGCCGGCGATGTCCAAATGACTATTCGTGCTCTGGGCGTCTAATAGGTACCGATGACTTTACTTGGAACTCCCAATTATGCCCCCGTAAAAAAAGAACTCGCAACT
Coding sequences within it:
- the LOC125532921 gene encoding RING-H2 finger protein ATL79-like translates to MAPAASQSPAPAAPGIATPEAWPAASADADRAFTWLSANAVLVLAILVCGLFATIALHVVLQSLLRVTGRAWFGAGSGLHEPAPRASGGRGGRNRGAQALPCLAYSAGLELAGSSRSECAICLAEFERGEQVRVLPRCNHGFHALCIDRWLAARPTCPTCRQAPFAEPDESVLAADCARPAPAIAVVRVIVDGGGRRRLEI